Genomic segment of Streptomyces zhihengii:
CGCCCGCTGGCCGGACACGGGCGTGCTCGTGCTCTCGCAGTACGTGGAGAAGCGGTACGCCACCGAGCTGCTCACCTCGGGCGACGGGGGAGTGGGCTACCTGCTCAAGGACCGGGTCGTCGAGGTGGACGAGTTCCTCGACGCCCTCGCCCGGGTGGCGCGCGGGCAGGCCGCGTTCGACCCCGAGGTCGTCCGGCAGATCCTGGCCCGCAGCACCCGCACCGACCCGCTCGCCCGGCTGACCGCACGCGAGCGGGACGTCCTCGCCGAGATGGCCCAGGGGCACACCAACGCGGCCATCGCCGCCCGCCTGCACGTCTCGCTGAGCGCCGTCGAGAAACACATCAACGCGATCTTCGACAAGCTCGGGCTCAGCGGGACGACCGGCTACTCCCGCCGTGTGCTGGCGGTGCTGCGGCACCTGGGGTCGTAGGCGGGGGTTGCCGGTGCGCCGGGTGGCGCGGGCTGCTCGTGCGTGAGGCTGCTCGTGGGGCTGTCTGCGGGGCTGTTTGTGGCGGTCGGCCCGCGCGCCGGGCTGCCCGTGCCGGTTCGGCGTCCCGGGCTGACGTGCGGGGGCCGTGGCGGGCAGCTCGTGCGTGGGGCTGCTCGTGCCGGTTCGGCGTCCCGGGCTGACCGTGCGGGGGCCGTCGCGGTGTGCACGGGCCCGTCCCCGTGTGCGGGAGGTCAGCCGCAGCAGCCGCCTCCGCAGCAGCCGCCCCCGCCCCCGCCCGACGGGGCGGGTGCCGCGCCGGATCCGCCGGCCGCGGTGCCGCCGACGGCCACGGCGGAGAGCAGCTTCACGGTGTCGTCGTGCCCGGCGGGGCAGTCCGCCGGAGCGGACGACTCGGCCATGGGCCGGCTCACTTCGAAGGTGTCGCCGCACGTGCGGCAGCGGTACTCGTATCGAGGCATGCGGTCAGGCTACCGGCACCCCCGGCCCACCAGGAGGTGGCCGACGCGGCCGGTATCGGACGGCCGTCCGGGGGTGATCGCCGCCGCG
This window contains:
- a CDS encoding response regulator transcription factor, yielding MRIMIAEDSTLLREGLVRLLAEEGHEVTAAVGDAAQLLVAVAADPPDVVVADVRMPPTHTDEGLRAALDIRARWPDTGVLVLSQYVEKRYATELLTSGDGGVGYLLKDRVVEVDEFLDALARVARGQAAFDPEVVRQILARSTRTDPLARLTARERDVLAEMAQGHTNAAIAARLHVSLSAVEKHINAIFDKLGLSGTTGYSRRVLAVLRHLGS
- a CDS encoding FmdB family zinc ribbon protein, with protein sequence MPRYEYRCRTCGDTFEVSRPMAESSAPADCPAGHDDTVKLLSAVAVGGTAAGGSGAAPAPSGGGGGGCCGGGCCG